DNA sequence from the Lachancea thermotolerans CBS 6340 chromosome H complete sequence genome:
GTTGTTGACAAGATCTCTCACGTCTCCACCGGTGGTGGTGCTTCTTTGGAATTGTTGGAGGGTAAGGAGTTGCCAGGTGTTACCTTCTTGTCCAACAAGGCTTAGGAGTCTCGTAGGAGCTTCTGCGTAACGTGTTTATGACTTTTTTCTCATCTACATAATCTTTTACTACATCCGAATTCAACTGATAAAACACATTGTATAGAGTTTTATCCATTTATGATAACATCAAATGTAACCTTCAATATTTCTTTGCTCTGGAGGTACCCACGGCACTCCAAGCAACTCCATGATTCTCCGTTCACTGAATGCCTCCAGAAGAGTGTCGCCTTGACCTGGAACCTGGGCTGCTTGGTACAACCCGTTGTTGCTAAGCTTCCAACCCCGCTTAGTGGCTCTCAGTCTCAAGCTCTTATTAAAGTCATCGTTCCCTGTGAAATATATCATGGTGCCGCCTAGCTGGGCCCAGCGGCACAGCAAGATATCTACTCTGCGACACTTGTTTTCTAGGCAACTGCCGGACAAGAATTGATCGGCCTCTTTAAGTCGCGAACTGTAAGAGGCCAGCGGAGATGTAGTTTTCTGGCCATCAGTAATCCTACCGCCAAAGTAGAATTTGTGAAGAACTCCTTTGAAGGATGTGACAGAATATGAATCTAGTCCAGCAGCCTCTGCCACTTCGTTAATACAGGGCTTCATTGCATGTAAAATATGCTGGTTAAGGTTCAATGGGCAAACGATATAACCTGTTTCGCTCAGCTTCAGTACCACAGTCTCCAAGATTTGAGATAACTCATCGAAACTATCGCAGTCTTGTTTGTACAAAACCATATCTATGTCGCCGCACGTTGCAGCACCACGCCTATAGCTGCCTGTTATGACTATTCGAGCTTGCGGATCAACGTTCTGTAGCACACTCTCAACTATTTTCAGATGCTGAGCACATTCTTGCCTCGGTATTCGCTGCGTCCAGTCATCGTAGTATTTCCATCCGAAGAGTATACTCCACGAGAAATCAGAAGGAAACAGTTTTAGAGCATCTTTGAATGTCCGTGCTCCACCATCAGCCCATTTGCGAGCCGTATGAGAGCCCACTCCATAGCAGTTCATAAAGTACTCAAGGAGTTCTTCGCGCTCCGTGGAAAGCTGGAGACCTGGCAGACTTCCAACATCCAATACTAATTTGATCTTGCTAGCAATGCTCGGTCCTATGTTGGGCAAAGACAACGCTCCTTCTTCACTCGTAATCGGTTTTCCATGCTTTTTGATGGATTGCAAAGCTAGCTGGTATGATCGCGACCTAAATTTGTCCCCCTGACGGTGGAACTTGGCTGATAACTGCTCGAGAAACTGGATCAAGTTCGCATTTATTTCTTTGCAATGTTCTCTTCCTACTGGTCCGGTACTAACGTTCACGATACTTTCTTTAGCTAAGGATGTAACTTCCTGTGACTGGCCCTCAGGGTTGAATGACCCTATGTCTGTTTCGCTATCAGTATAAACTTCTGTTGAAGCTTCGGGCTCGTCCTCAAATGTTAAATGTCTTGATTCTAACGCTTCCTCGTCACGTAAGGCGACGGATATCCTCAAATCAGCGTTTCTTATAAGTCTGCGTTGCTTCAGGCATACGCTTATCCAACTAATTCTGTAAGCTTCAACGTCCCTGACTGAAGAGATGGCATCCCAAACCGTATCTGTATAGTCCCACTCgctttggaagagctcGAGCTTTGTGAGCTCCCCATACTCACTAACGAAAGAGTCATTCACTAAGATTATAAACCCAGGCAAGGTTGATTCAGAAACCGCCCCgccattttcttcaatgagGCCCCTCAAAAACTGGATCCGTGGTGGCTCGAGTGAGGGAatcaccaagaagttgagccCACTAAACAGCTTCATTCCATTGCCTGAGAACACACTTTAACCAGCGCTGGATGTGTTTCAAACACTTTCGCTAGCTATTTGGTTAGCGCGTTCGCTAGAAGATTTGCAAATGCCGTATGGATGTTCACCGCCCTTAGCAAACATGAGTTATTATTTTGGTTTCTAAGTGTTataattttcaaaatcctgTTTACATGTTTTGTTCATATCTTCTCTCATTAACAACTCAATGCCAATCATCCATTTTGATTATGGAtttaaaaacaacatttGCGTAGACAAGGAAGCAGACTTCTGTTCAATCACTATTGAGAACCTTTATAAAAGAACACAGATATTAGCATTACATGATGGAGTGCGAAAGTCTACTATATTCACTTAAGTAGTTTAGACAATGCCTTCCAGGATTTGACAAGATACAAAGCGCCACTCTCTTTGCATGAGATTTTTGCTATACATGTGCTGCCCTTTCCGCTATAATCCTTAATGTGGCTTGACGTCAAACCCAAAACTGTTACCATTTTattgaacttctt
Encoded proteins:
- the POL4 gene encoding DNA-directed DNA polymerase IV (similar to uniprot|P25615 Saccharomyces cerevisiae YCR014C POL4 Probable homolog of mammalian DNA polymerase beta may function in double-stranded DNA break repair DNA polymerase IV), translating into MKLFSGLNFLVIPSLEPPRIQFLRGLIEENGGAVSESTLPGFIILVNDSFVSEYGELTKLELFQSEWDYTDTVWDAISSVRDVEAYRISWISVCLKQRRLIRNADLRISVALRDEEALESRHLTFEDEPEASTEVYTDSETDIGSFNPEGQSQEVTSLAKESIVNVSTGPVGREHCKEINANLIQFLEQLSAKFHRQGDKFRSRSYQLALQSIKKHGKPITSEEGALSLPNIGPSIASKIKLVLDVGSLPGLQLSTEREELLEYFMNCYGVGSHTARKWADGGARTFKDALKLFPSDFSWSILFGWKYYDDWTQRIPRQECAQHLKIVESVLQNVDPQARIVITGSYRRGAATCGDIDMVLYKQDCDSFDELSQILETVVLKLSETGYIVCPLNLNQHILHAMKPCINEVAEAAGLDSYSVTSFKGVLHKFYFGGRITDGQKTTSPLASYSSRLKEADQFLSGSCLENKCRRVDILLCRWAQLGGTMIYFTGNDDFNKSLRLRATKRGWKLSNNGLYQAAQVPGQGDTLLEAFSERRIMELLGVPWVPPEQRNIEGYI